Proteins from a genomic interval of Capsicum annuum cultivar UCD-10X-F1 chromosome 4, UCD10Xv1.1, whole genome shotgun sequence:
- the LOC107866754 gene encoding protein PIN-LIKES 1 isoform X3 yields MGLLDLFVAASMPVLKVLLVTGLGLILALDRIDLLGDDARKHLNNIVFFVFSPALVSSNLAKTITYESMKKLWFMPFNILITFIIGSILGWAVLQITRPSQHLRGLVVGCCAAGNLGNMLLIIIPAVCKEKGSPFGDPGICHTYGMGYASLSMAVGAIYLWSYVYNIVRISSSKSTKEVEINDPPASRSSREGSISQLGTSTESLLPSKVPPEQLGLPSTRFDHKTQQAHLGTKLKQYMENLSKKINLKTLLAPSTTGAIAGFIVGLVPQIRKLMIGDVAPLRVIENSAILLGDGAIPLLTLIMGVKGAIRLGLVQHDPLYQFVLLLQFALPPAMNIGTITQLFGAGESECSVIMLWAYALASISLTLWTTFFMWLVA; encoded by the exons ATGGGGCTGTTGGATCTCTTCGTTGCTGCATCAATGCCGGTGCTGAAAGTGCTTTTGGTTACGGGACTTGGATTAATACTTGCTCTCGATCGTATTGACTTACTGGGAGACGATGCTAGAAAACATTTAAATAAT attgtattttttgtattcagTCCAGCCCTTGTCTCCAGCAACTTAGCCAAAACAATCACATACGAAAGCATGAAAAAATT GTGGTTCATGCCTTTCAATATCCTCATCACTTTTATTATTGGTTCAATTCTTGGTTGGGCAGTCCTTCAGATTACAAGGCCTTCCCAACATCTACGTGGACTGGTCGTTGGCTGTTGTGCTGCAG GAAACTTGGGCAATATGCTTCTCATTATCATTCCAGCGGTTTGTAAAGAGAAAGGGAGCCCTTTTGGGGATCCTGGCATTTGTCACACATATGGAATGGGCTATGCTTCACTTTCGATGGCA GTAGGGGCGATTTATCTATGGTCTTATGTTTATAATATCGTGAGAATATCTTCAAGTAAGAGCACAAAGGAAGTTGAGATTAATGATCCCCCCGCCAGTAGATCTTCAAGAGAAGGTTCTATATCACAACTTGGGACATCAACAGAATCACTACTTCCGTCGAAGGTCCCACCAGAACAACTTGGGCTTCCTTCCACTAGATTTGATCACAAAACTCAG CAGGCACACCTTGGGACTAAACTAAAGCAGTACATGGAAAATCTTTCGAAGAAGATCAACCTGAAGACGTTATTGGCCCCTTCTACCACTGGAGCG ATTGCAGGTTTTATAGTTGGACTTGTACCTCAGATAAGGAAGTTGATGATTGGTGATGTAGCTCCTCTACGTGTGATAGAAAATTCAGCTATTCTACTAGG GGATGGAGCCATCCCACTGCTAACGCTAATCATGGGAG TCAAAGGAGCTATTCGCTTGGGCTTGGTACAACATGATCCGTTGTATCAATTTGTGCTTTTACTTCAATTTGCACTTCCACCAGCAATGAACATTG GTACCATAACGCAGTTGTTTGGAGCTGGCGAGAGCGAGTGTTCAGTGATTATGCTTTGGGCTTATGCATTGGCTTCAATATCGCTTACTCTGTGGACAACATTCTTCATGTGGCTTGTagcttaa
- the LOC107866755 gene encoding cell division control protein 2 homolog D yields the protein MEGGKKSSSAMEAFEKLEKVGEGTYGKVYRARDRVTGKIVALKKTRLHEDEEGVPPTTLREISLLRMLSRDPHIVKLMDVKQGQNKEGKTVLYLVFEYMDTDVKKFIRTFRAKGENIPPNIVKSLMYQLCKGVAFCHGHGVLHRDLKPHNLLMDRKTNVLKLADFGLGRAYTVPIKKYTHEILTLWYRAPEVLLGATHYSTAVDMWSVGCIFAELVTNQALFPGDSELQQLLHIFRLLGTPNEQLWPGVSKLVNWHEYPQWKPQALSTVVPGLAEDGINLLQEMLHYEPSKRISAKKAMEHPYFDDLNKTPL from the exons ATGGAGGGTGGTAAAAAGAGTTCATCGGCGATGGAGGCATTCGAGAAGCTGGAGAAGGTTGGGGAAGGTACGTATGGAAAAGTGTACAGAGCGAGAGATAGGGTTACTGGCAAAATTGTTGCACTCAAGAAGACGAGGCTTCATGAGGACGAAGAAGGTGTTCCTCCGACTACTCTCCGTGAGATCTCACTCCTCAGAATGCTCTCTAGGGATCCTCACATTGTCAA GCTGATGGATGTTAAACAAGGGCAGAACAAAGAAGGAAAGACGGTTCTTTACTTGGTCTTTGAGTACATGGATACTgatgttaagaaatttattcgTACTTTCCGCGCTAAAGGAGAAAACATCCCCCCTAATATTGTCAAG AGCTTGATGTACCAGCTCTGCAAGGGGGTTGCTTTCTGCCATGGTCATGGTGTGCTGCACAG GGATCTGAAACCACACAATCTTCTGATGGACCGCAAGACGAATGTGCTCAAATTAGCAGATTTTGGACTTGGTAGGGCTTATACTGTGCCAATCAAGAAGTACACGCATGAG ATATTAACCCTGTGGTATAGAGCCCCTGAGGTTCTTCTTGGAGCTACTCATTACTCCACAGCAGTGGACATGTGGTCTGTTGGTTGTATATTTG CTGAACTGGTGACAAACCAAGCCCTCTTCCCAGGAGACTCTGAGCTGCAACAACTGCTTCACATTTTCAG GTTGCTAGGTACTCCTAATGAACAACTCTGGCCCGGGGTGAGCAAATTAGTCAACTGGCACGAGTACCCCCAATGGAAACCACAGGCACTCTCAACTGTTGTACCTGGTCTAGCTGAAGATGGGATTAACCTTCTACAg GAGATGTTGCATTATGAGCCGTCTAAGAGGATTTCAGCAAAGAAAGCTATGGAGCATCCCTATTTTGATGATCTCAACAAAACTCCGCTCTGA
- the LOC107866754 gene encoding protein PIN-LIKES 3 isoform X2, protein MGLLDLFVAASMPVLKVLLVTGLGLILALDRIDLLGDDARKHLNNIVFFVFSPALVSSNLAKTITYESMKKLWFMPFNILITFIIGSILGWAVLQITRPSQHLRGLVVGCCAAGNLGNMLLIIIPAVCKEKGSPFGDPGICHTYGMGYASLSMAVGAIYLWSYVYNIVRISSSKSTKEVEINDPPASRSSREGSISQLGTSTESLLPSKVPPEQLGLPSTRFDHKTQAHLGTKLKQYMENLSKKINLKTLLAPSTTGAIAGFIVGLVPQIRKLMIGDVAPLRVIENSAILLGDGAIPLLTLIMGGNLLKGLTGSGIQKSLLVGIIVVRYIILPLIGIVAVKGAIRLGLVQHDPLYQFVLLLQFALPPAMNIGTITQLFGAGESECSVIMLWAYALASISLTLWTTFFMWLVA, encoded by the exons ATGGGGCTGTTGGATCTCTTCGTTGCTGCATCAATGCCGGTGCTGAAAGTGCTTTTGGTTACGGGACTTGGATTAATACTTGCTCTCGATCGTATTGACTTACTGGGAGACGATGCTAGAAAACATTTAAATAAT attgtattttttgtattcagTCCAGCCCTTGTCTCCAGCAACTTAGCCAAAACAATCACATACGAAAGCATGAAAAAATT GTGGTTCATGCCTTTCAATATCCTCATCACTTTTATTATTGGTTCAATTCTTGGTTGGGCAGTCCTTCAGATTACAAGGCCTTCCCAACATCTACGTGGACTGGTCGTTGGCTGTTGTGCTGCAG GAAACTTGGGCAATATGCTTCTCATTATCATTCCAGCGGTTTGTAAAGAGAAAGGGAGCCCTTTTGGGGATCCTGGCATTTGTCACACATATGGAATGGGCTATGCTTCACTTTCGATGGCA GTAGGGGCGATTTATCTATGGTCTTATGTTTATAATATCGTGAGAATATCTTCAAGTAAGAGCACAAAGGAAGTTGAGATTAATGATCCCCCCGCCAGTAGATCTTCAAGAGAAGGTTCTATATCACAACTTGGGACATCAACAGAATCACTACTTCCGTCGAAGGTCCCACCAGAACAACTTGGGCTTCCTTCCACTAGATTTGATCACAAAACTCAG GCACACCTTGGGACTAAACTAAAGCAGTACATGGAAAATCTTTCGAAGAAGATCAACCTGAAGACGTTATTGGCCCCTTCTACCACTGGAGCG ATTGCAGGTTTTATAGTTGGACTTGTACCTCAGATAAGGAAGTTGATGATTGGTGATGTAGCTCCTCTACGTGTGATAGAAAATTCAGCTATTCTACTAGG GGATGGAGCCATCCCACTGCTAACGCTAATCATGGGAGGTAACCTTTTAAAGGGTTTGACGGGTTCAGGGATTCAGAAATCCCTACTTGTTGGCATTATTGTTGTCAGATACATTATCCTACCTCTGATTGGTATCGTTGCAGTCAAAGGAGCTATTCGCTTGGGCTTGGTACAACATGATCCGTTGTATCAATTTGTGCTTTTACTTCAATTTGCACTTCCACCAGCAATGAACATTG GTACCATAACGCAGTTGTTTGGAGCTGGCGAGAGCGAGTGTTCAGTGATTATGCTTTGGGCTTATGCATTGGCTTCAATATCGCTTACTCTGTGGACAACATTCTTCATGTGGCTTGTagcttaa
- the LOC107866754 gene encoding protein PIN-LIKES 3 isoform X5: protein MWFMPFNILITFIIGSILGWAVLQITRPSQHLRGLVVGCCAAGNLGNMLLIIIPAVCKEKGSPFGDPGICHTYGMGYASLSMAVGAIYLWSYVYNIVRISSSKSTKEVEINDPPASRSSREGSISQLGTSTESLLPSKVPPEQLGLPSTRFDHKTQQAHLGTKLKQYMENLSKKINLKTLLAPSTTGAIAGFIVGLVPQIRKLMIGDVAPLRVIENSAILLGDGAIPLLTLIMGGNLLKGLTGSGIQKSLLVGIIVVRYIILPLIGIVAVKGAIRLGLVQHDPLYQFVLLLQFALPPAMNIGTITQLFGAGESECSVIMLWAYALASISLTLWTTFFMWLVA from the exons AT GTGGTTCATGCCTTTCAATATCCTCATCACTTTTATTATTGGTTCAATTCTTGGTTGGGCAGTCCTTCAGATTACAAGGCCTTCCCAACATCTACGTGGACTGGTCGTTGGCTGTTGTGCTGCAG GAAACTTGGGCAATATGCTTCTCATTATCATTCCAGCGGTTTGTAAAGAGAAAGGGAGCCCTTTTGGGGATCCTGGCATTTGTCACACATATGGAATGGGCTATGCTTCACTTTCGATGGCA GTAGGGGCGATTTATCTATGGTCTTATGTTTATAATATCGTGAGAATATCTTCAAGTAAGAGCACAAAGGAAGTTGAGATTAATGATCCCCCCGCCAGTAGATCTTCAAGAGAAGGTTCTATATCACAACTTGGGACATCAACAGAATCACTACTTCCGTCGAAGGTCCCACCAGAACAACTTGGGCTTCCTTCCACTAGATTTGATCACAAAACTCAG CAGGCACACCTTGGGACTAAACTAAAGCAGTACATGGAAAATCTTTCGAAGAAGATCAACCTGAAGACGTTATTGGCCCCTTCTACCACTGGAGCG ATTGCAGGTTTTATAGTTGGACTTGTACCTCAGATAAGGAAGTTGATGATTGGTGATGTAGCTCCTCTACGTGTGATAGAAAATTCAGCTATTCTACTAGG GGATGGAGCCATCCCACTGCTAACGCTAATCATGGGAGGTAACCTTTTAAAGGGTTTGACGGGTTCAGGGATTCAGAAATCCCTACTTGTTGGCATTATTGTTGTCAGATACATTATCCTACCTCTGATTGGTATCGTTGCAGTCAAAGGAGCTATTCGCTTGGGCTTGGTACAACATGATCCGTTGTATCAATTTGTGCTTTTACTTCAATTTGCACTTCCACCAGCAATGAACATTG GTACCATAACGCAGTTGTTTGGAGCTGGCGAGAGCGAGTGTTCAGTGATTATGCTTTGGGCTTATGCATTGGCTTCAATATCGCTTACTCTGTGGACAACATTCTTCATGTGGCTTGTagcttaa
- the LOC107866754 gene encoding protein PIN-LIKES 1 isoform X6 — protein sequence MGLLDLFVAASMPVLKVLLVTGLGLILALDRIDLLGDDARKHLNNIVFFVFSPALVSSNLAKTITYESMKKLWFMPFNILITFIIGSILGWAVLQITRPSQHLRGLVVGCCAAGNLGNMLLIIIPAVCKEKGSPFGDPGICHTYGMGYASLSMAQAHLGTKLKQYMENLSKKINLKTLLAPSTTGAIAGFIVGLVPQIRKLMIGDVAPLRVIENSAILLGDGAIPLLTLIMGGNLLKGLTGSGIQKSLLVGIIVVRYIILPLIGIVAVKGAIRLGLVQHDPLYQFVLLLQFALPPAMNIGTITQLFGAGESECSVIMLWAYALASISLTLWTTFFMWLVA from the exons ATGGGGCTGTTGGATCTCTTCGTTGCTGCATCAATGCCGGTGCTGAAAGTGCTTTTGGTTACGGGACTTGGATTAATACTTGCTCTCGATCGTATTGACTTACTGGGAGACGATGCTAGAAAACATTTAAATAAT attgtattttttgtattcagTCCAGCCCTTGTCTCCAGCAACTTAGCCAAAACAATCACATACGAAAGCATGAAAAAATT GTGGTTCATGCCTTTCAATATCCTCATCACTTTTATTATTGGTTCAATTCTTGGTTGGGCAGTCCTTCAGATTACAAGGCCTTCCCAACATCTACGTGGACTGGTCGTTGGCTGTTGTGCTGCAG GAAACTTGGGCAATATGCTTCTCATTATCATTCCAGCGGTTTGTAAAGAGAAAGGGAGCCCTTTTGGGGATCCTGGCATTTGTCACACATATGGAATGGGCTATGCTTCACTTTCGATGGCA CAGGCACACCTTGGGACTAAACTAAAGCAGTACATGGAAAATCTTTCGAAGAAGATCAACCTGAAGACGTTATTGGCCCCTTCTACCACTGGAGCG ATTGCAGGTTTTATAGTTGGACTTGTACCTCAGATAAGGAAGTTGATGATTGGTGATGTAGCTCCTCTACGTGTGATAGAAAATTCAGCTATTCTACTAGG GGATGGAGCCATCCCACTGCTAACGCTAATCATGGGAGGTAACCTTTTAAAGGGTTTGACGGGTTCAGGGATTCAGAAATCCCTACTTGTTGGCATTATTGTTGTCAGATACATTATCCTACCTCTGATTGGTATCGTTGCAGTCAAAGGAGCTATTCGCTTGGGCTTGGTACAACATGATCCGTTGTATCAATTTGTGCTTTTACTTCAATTTGCACTTCCACCAGCAATGAACATTG GTACCATAACGCAGTTGTTTGGAGCTGGCGAGAGCGAGTGTTCAGTGATTATGCTTTGGGCTTATGCATTGGCTTCAATATCGCTTACTCTGTGGACAACATTCTTCATGTGGCTTGTagcttaa
- the LOC107866754 gene encoding protein PIN-LIKES 3 isoform X1, whose amino-acid sequence MGLLDLFVAASMPVLKVLLVTGLGLILALDRIDLLGDDARKHLNNIVFFVFSPALVSSNLAKTITYESMKKLWFMPFNILITFIIGSILGWAVLQITRPSQHLRGLVVGCCAAGNLGNMLLIIIPAVCKEKGSPFGDPGICHTYGMGYASLSMAVGAIYLWSYVYNIVRISSSKSTKEVEINDPPASRSSREGSISQLGTSTESLLPSKVPPEQLGLPSTRFDHKTQQAHLGTKLKQYMENLSKKINLKTLLAPSTTGAIAGFIVGLVPQIRKLMIGDVAPLRVIENSAILLGDGAIPLLTLIMGGNLLKGLTGSGIQKSLLVGIIVVRYIILPLIGIVAVKGAIRLGLVQHDPLYQFVLLLQFALPPAMNIGTITQLFGAGESECSVIMLWAYALASISLTLWTTFFMWLVA is encoded by the exons ATGGGGCTGTTGGATCTCTTCGTTGCTGCATCAATGCCGGTGCTGAAAGTGCTTTTGGTTACGGGACTTGGATTAATACTTGCTCTCGATCGTATTGACTTACTGGGAGACGATGCTAGAAAACATTTAAATAAT attgtattttttgtattcagTCCAGCCCTTGTCTCCAGCAACTTAGCCAAAACAATCACATACGAAAGCATGAAAAAATT GTGGTTCATGCCTTTCAATATCCTCATCACTTTTATTATTGGTTCAATTCTTGGTTGGGCAGTCCTTCAGATTACAAGGCCTTCCCAACATCTACGTGGACTGGTCGTTGGCTGTTGTGCTGCAG GAAACTTGGGCAATATGCTTCTCATTATCATTCCAGCGGTTTGTAAAGAGAAAGGGAGCCCTTTTGGGGATCCTGGCATTTGTCACACATATGGAATGGGCTATGCTTCACTTTCGATGGCA GTAGGGGCGATTTATCTATGGTCTTATGTTTATAATATCGTGAGAATATCTTCAAGTAAGAGCACAAAGGAAGTTGAGATTAATGATCCCCCCGCCAGTAGATCTTCAAGAGAAGGTTCTATATCACAACTTGGGACATCAACAGAATCACTACTTCCGTCGAAGGTCCCACCAGAACAACTTGGGCTTCCTTCCACTAGATTTGATCACAAAACTCAG CAGGCACACCTTGGGACTAAACTAAAGCAGTACATGGAAAATCTTTCGAAGAAGATCAACCTGAAGACGTTATTGGCCCCTTCTACCACTGGAGCG ATTGCAGGTTTTATAGTTGGACTTGTACCTCAGATAAGGAAGTTGATGATTGGTGATGTAGCTCCTCTACGTGTGATAGAAAATTCAGCTATTCTACTAGG GGATGGAGCCATCCCACTGCTAACGCTAATCATGGGAGGTAACCTTTTAAAGGGTTTGACGGGTTCAGGGATTCAGAAATCCCTACTTGTTGGCATTATTGTTGTCAGATACATTATCCTACCTCTGATTGGTATCGTTGCAGTCAAAGGAGCTATTCGCTTGGGCTTGGTACAACATGATCCGTTGTATCAATTTGTGCTTTTACTTCAATTTGCACTTCCACCAGCAATGAACATTG GTACCATAACGCAGTTGTTTGGAGCTGGCGAGAGCGAGTGTTCAGTGATTATGCTTTGGGCTTATGCATTGGCTTCAATATCGCTTACTCTGTGGACAACATTCTTCATGTGGCTTGTagcttaa
- the LOC107866754 gene encoding protein PIN-LIKES 1 isoform X4 produces MGLLDLFVAASMPVLKVLLVTGLGLILALDRIDLLGDDARKHLNNIVFFVFSPALVSSNLAKTITYESMKKLWFMPFNILITFIIGSILGWAVLQITRPSQHLRGLVVGCCAAGNLGNMLLIIIPAVCKEKGSPFGDPGICHTYGMGYASLSMAVGAIYLWSYVYNIVRISSSKSTKEVEINDPPASRSSREGSISQLGTSTESLLPSKVPPEQLGLPSTRFDHKTQAHLGTKLKQYMENLSKKINLKTLLAPSTTGAIAGFIVGLVPQIRKLMIGDVAPLRVIENSAILLGDGAIPLLTLIMGVKGAIRLGLVQHDPLYQFVLLLQFALPPAMNIGTITQLFGAGESECSVIMLWAYALASISLTLWTTFFMWLVA; encoded by the exons ATGGGGCTGTTGGATCTCTTCGTTGCTGCATCAATGCCGGTGCTGAAAGTGCTTTTGGTTACGGGACTTGGATTAATACTTGCTCTCGATCGTATTGACTTACTGGGAGACGATGCTAGAAAACATTTAAATAAT attgtattttttgtattcagTCCAGCCCTTGTCTCCAGCAACTTAGCCAAAACAATCACATACGAAAGCATGAAAAAATT GTGGTTCATGCCTTTCAATATCCTCATCACTTTTATTATTGGTTCAATTCTTGGTTGGGCAGTCCTTCAGATTACAAGGCCTTCCCAACATCTACGTGGACTGGTCGTTGGCTGTTGTGCTGCAG GAAACTTGGGCAATATGCTTCTCATTATCATTCCAGCGGTTTGTAAAGAGAAAGGGAGCCCTTTTGGGGATCCTGGCATTTGTCACACATATGGAATGGGCTATGCTTCACTTTCGATGGCA GTAGGGGCGATTTATCTATGGTCTTATGTTTATAATATCGTGAGAATATCTTCAAGTAAGAGCACAAAGGAAGTTGAGATTAATGATCCCCCCGCCAGTAGATCTTCAAGAGAAGGTTCTATATCACAACTTGGGACATCAACAGAATCACTACTTCCGTCGAAGGTCCCACCAGAACAACTTGGGCTTCCTTCCACTAGATTTGATCACAAAACTCAG GCACACCTTGGGACTAAACTAAAGCAGTACATGGAAAATCTTTCGAAGAAGATCAACCTGAAGACGTTATTGGCCCCTTCTACCACTGGAGCG ATTGCAGGTTTTATAGTTGGACTTGTACCTCAGATAAGGAAGTTGATGATTGGTGATGTAGCTCCTCTACGTGTGATAGAAAATTCAGCTATTCTACTAGG GGATGGAGCCATCCCACTGCTAACGCTAATCATGGGAG TCAAAGGAGCTATTCGCTTGGGCTTGGTACAACATGATCCGTTGTATCAATTTGTGCTTTTACTTCAATTTGCACTTCCACCAGCAATGAACATTG GTACCATAACGCAGTTGTTTGGAGCTGGCGAGAGCGAGTGTTCAGTGATTATGCTTTGGGCTTATGCATTGGCTTCAATATCGCTTACTCTGTGGACAACATTCTTCATGTGGCTTGTagcttaa